The following are encoded together in the Mesoplodon densirostris isolate mMesDen1 chromosome 2, mMesDen1 primary haplotype, whole genome shotgun sequence genome:
- the LOC132480182 gene encoding LOW QUALITY PROTEIN: putative G antigen family E member 3 (The sequence of the model RefSeq protein was modified relative to this genomic sequence to represent the inferred CDS: substituted 1 base at 1 genomic stop codon): MSGHVRPRSKSARRRNDGESSQPVRPLVAQQPSDKQPQLEEPQTESQDIIPTYNIEDEGASVAQRADMEADQXKRVLLKTVDEPGGGPDVKKEILPSLEPVKMPEAGEGQPQI, from the coding sequence ATGAGTGGGCATGTAAGACCAAGATCCAAATCtgcaagaagaagaaatgatgGAGAGTCTTCCCAGCCGGTTAGACCTCTGGTTGCTCAGCAGCCCAGTGATAAACAACCTCAACTAGAAGAACCACAAACTGAGAGTCAGGATATTATACCCACTTATAACATTGAAGATGAAGGAGCATCTGTAGCTCAAAGGGCTGATATGGAAGCTGATCAATAGAAACGGGTTCTCTTGAAGACTGTGGATGAGCCTGGAGGTGGTCCTGATGTCAAGAAGGAGATTCTACCAAGTCTAGAGCCTGTTAAAATGCCAGAAGCTGGTGAAGGACAACCACAGATTTAA